The Actinomyces viscosus genome segment GGCGAGGATACGGCGGATCTTCGTCGGATCCCCCCATACACCGGGCGAGTCGTAGGGCCGGTCCGGGAAGGCACCGTACTCCAGGGTGATATCCAGGTTGTTCTCACGAATGTATGTCTCGACGCGCTCGGCCAGGGTCATGGGCTCGCCGGTGCAGGCGTTGATGATGCCATCGACCTCGGTCTGGTCGACGATCGCGGCGATCTGCTCACCCAGGCCATCCACGGAGATGAAGTCGTAACGGTTCTTACCGGTGGTGAAGGGGAAGGTGGTACGCCCCTCCTCCGCGGCGGCCAGGAGCTTGGAGAAGATGGAGTTGCCGAACTTGTCGTCGCCGACGATGTAGTAGGCGCGGATCCACTGGGCCACGGCGTCGTGCGCCTGGGCGGACAGGAAGGTGGCCTCCCGCAGGGCGTTCTTGGCGATGCCGTAGAGGGAGGCGGGGTTGCAGGGGACGGTCTCGTCGATGGCGCCCTCCCAGTAGCCGACCTCGTGCATGGTGCCCATGACGGCGAGCTGGGGCAGTCCGCCGGCGTAGAGGTTCTCGATGAGGTGGAAGTGCTTGGCCAGGTCGTCCAGGTGCGCGTGGGAGGCGTGCTTGAAGCCGTCACGCCAGGCCAGGTGCAGGACGACGTCGGGGCGTCCCATCTGGTCGTAGATGTCGGCGTCGCCGGAGAAGAGGTCGAGAGCAATTTTCTCCGCCCGGTCGTCGACGCCGTCGAGCCGCAGGTCGAGGGCCTTGACAGCCAGGTCCCGTTTCAGCAGCGCGGTGACGACGTGGCGGCCGATGTAGCCGCCGGCTCCAGTGACGAGAACTGTCTTTGCCATGGCTCAGAATCCTAAC includes the following:
- a CDS encoding NAD-dependent epimerase/dehydratase family protein produces the protein MAKTVLVTGAGGYIGRHVVTALLKRDLAVKALDLRLDGVDDRAEKIALDLFSGDADIYDQMGRPDVVLHLAWRDGFKHASHAHLDDLAKHFHLIENLYAGGLPQLAVMGTMHEVGYWEGAIDETVPCNPASLYGIAKNALREATFLSAQAHDAVAQWIRAYYIVGDDKFGNSIFSKLLAAAEEGRTTFPFTTGKNRYDFISVDGLGEQIAAIVDQTEVDGIINACTGEPMTLAERVETYIRENNLDITLEYGAFPDRPYDSPGVWGDPTKIRRILASSAS